From the genome of Arthrobacter sp. SLBN-122:
AGGACGTTCGACGGCGGCGGCAGGAGTTGGTGCCCCGCCGCCTCTTCAGCGGCCAGGAAGGCCAGGACCGACCGGAGCCTGCCTTCCACTCCCTGCAGGGCTGCCGCCCAGTCCGGAGCCATCAGCTCTGCCAGGGGCAGGGCGGCCAGGTCAGCGAAGCGGATTCCGTCCGCCCGGTCCTGCTCCAGCTCGAAGAGCGCGTCCGATTCAAACATCGTTCCATTCTTGCAGGCCTCCTTGCAGGCGCTCGGCCCAAGCCCTCCCGCCGGCACCATCGGCTGCCCGCACGTGCGCAAATGACACTCGTGTTGTTCCACCGGTACCATGGGGGTGAGACATTACCGTAACCAGCGAAGGAGTGTGCCGTGGCGGAACCGGCCCGGGAACATCTGCCGGAGCAGGATCCACGGAAGTCCCTCCTGGCGGATTTCACCCTCCGTGAGTCCTCCCTCTCAGAGCGGGAACAGCAGATGCTGGCCCTGGAACGGCAGTGGTGGAAGTACGCAGGGGCCAAGGAACAGGCCATCCGCGACCTCTTCGACCTCTCCGCGACGCATTACTACCAGCTCCTCAACGCACTGATCGACCGCGAGGATGCCCTGGCCCACGATCCCATGCTGGTGAAGAGATTGCGTAGACTACGTACGTCGCGCCATCGCGCGCGCACTGCCCGGCGCCTGGGATCAGACGCTTAACACGCCCCAGGCCGGGAGAACCGCCGCAATCAACAAGGATGTCCTTCCACCATGACCAGATACGCCCGCGATGAATTCGACAAGGTCCCGGAGGCCGCGTCGCGACAAGGTGTCCACCGGACGGCTTCGGCCCCGTCACGGGTACGGCTGTGGCCCATCCTGGCGGTGGGAATGGCGGCCCTGGCCATTGGGCTGGTGTCCTTCCTGATCCTTCCCAAGCTGGGGCTCAACGCCACGGTCAGCCAAGCCTCGGCAAACGTGGAGGCATCACCGCTGGCCGGCACCGGAACCACCCCACCGTCCACGCAGGCATCCGCTCCCCCTGCCGCGACCGGGCCGTCTGCCTCGTCCGTGCAAACCCCGAGCAGCGACCCCGAGCCCCTGGCGAGCCCTTCTGCCACTCCCCAGGCCGCCGTCGACAGGACCCAGGCCGTTGCCGTCTATAACGCAGCAGGGACGGCAGGGCTGGCCAGCCGGGTGGGCGGAACGGTCCAAGCGGACGGGTGGCGCCTGGGCCAGGTAGGCAACTGGTCCGGAGCCCCCCAGAAATCCTCCGTGATCTTTTACTCCGGCCCCCAGCAGCTGGCCAGCGCGCAGGCCCTTGCTGAGCTGCTCAACATCCCCACCGTGGTGAGCAGCACCGAATTCCAGGTGCCGCTGGTGGTAGTGCTCGGCCCCGGGTACCGGTAACCGCACCCTCTCCCGTCACACCTGCATAACGTTCCTGGTTCCGGGCAGGCCGCTGTCAGGGTCGGGCTGCGGGGATTGGCTAGAGTGATTTCCAGGCCAGGGCCTGCCCGGCTTGACGCCCCACGGTCCGGTCCCGCCCGGCCCCCAACGGAAAGAGTTGTTCATCATGGCACTGGGAACCGTCAAGTGGTTCAACGCTGAGAAGGGCTATGGCTTCATCACCGTTGACGGCTCCGGTGACGACGTCTTTGTCCACTGGTCCGCGATTCAGGGGGAGGGCTACCGTGCCCTCGATGAGGGACAGCGGGTGCAGCTGGACCTCGGTGAGGGCGAAAAGGGCCCGCAGGCGGAAAACGTCCGGCCCGCCCAGTGACCCGGTTGTACCGTTCCACAGTCCGCGTCCGCCCGGCGCTGGCCGTTTCCCTGGGAGCCGTCCTGGCGGTCACGGCATGCTCGGGGGCCGGCGGCAACGCCCGGGTGGACACACCGGAAGCCTCCGGAGACGGTGTGCTCCGGGTTGGCCTGATCCTGGACAACACCGGGAACAACGCCTTCCTTAATGCGCCCCAGCTGGCCGCCGCCAAGCTGGCCATTCAGGAGATCAACGCCGCGGGCGGACACAAAGGCCGTCCGGTGGAGCTGCTCCCGGCGCATCCGGACCATGAAGCCGCAGGGCAGGCGAAGGACCTCGCGGCTGCCAAAGCGGATGTGGTCATTGGACCGACAGATTCCAGCCACGCGACCGCCGCTGTGGACGTCCTGTCCCGTGCGCACATACCCCTCATCTCGCCGGCCAACACCGCTGCCGCCCTCTCCGGAATCGCCAGCGGAGGCTACTACTTCCGCACCGCTGCCGCTGACGTCGCACAAGGACCCGTGCTCGCCAAACTCGCCAGGGACGCCGGGGCCGCCACCATCAGCGTGCTGCACCAGGAAGGCGCCTACGGCAAGGACCTCTCGGCTGCCGTCACGGAGGCTGCCCAACAAGCCGGCCTCACGGTCCTGCCCGGGGCCGGCTTCAAGCCAGGCGACCCCGCCCAGGCCGCGCGCTCCACCGCCAAGGCCAACCCGGACGCCGTCGTCCTCATTGCCCGGGAAGGTGCACAGGGGGCATTGGCCGAGCTGAACAATTCCGGCCTCAACGGTTCGAGAATCATCCTCAGCGACGGCGGCTTCGCCCGCTACGGATCCGGGCTCGCCTCCCGGGTCCTGGACGGAGCCCGCGCCGTCGTCCCCGGCCAGCTGCCCACTGCCGCCTTCCAGGGGAGACTCCTGGGCGTGGATCCTTCCCTGAAGGACGTTTCCTATGCTGCTGAAACCTACGACGCCGTAACGCTGGCGGCACTGGCTGCTGCCAGGGCCCAGGACGACGCGGGGCGCTCCATCGCCGCCAACCTGATCCCGGTATCGGGCGGAACTGCACCTGCGGGCGGTGGCAGTGCAGGTGCATCGCCGCCGGCCCCGTGCCTGACATACAAGGAGTGCCTGGGCGGGCTGGCTGCCAGCAAGGACATCAATTACGACGGGGAATCGGGGTCAGTTGCCTTCGATTCCAACGGGGATATCACCAGCGCCGTTTTCTCCGTCTATAAATACGGCCCGGACAACAACCCCAGCCCCACAGGCCGGGAGACGGCCGGGCGCGCCGGCTGATCGCCCTGGGCGAAGCGGCTCCCTTCACCCGTCTCTGCGGCGTCTTTTCGCTTGCACTCTCACCTGGGGAGTGCTAATTATTGAGTTAGCACTCTGACGTACCGACTGCTAAAGCAAAGCCTGGTTCCGGCCGGCAGCGCCTGGCAACCGGTCGAGGAGCGAAAGAAACACCTCACTTCAGTGAGATCCCCACCCGGAGGCATACAGAGGCCGCCGCCAAAGGATCGTCCGTCGCGGGCACTGCAGCGGAGGTTCATTCTTAACGACTGTCCCGAAAGGACTACTGCCGTTATGGCCAAGATCATTGCATTTGATGAAGAGGCACGCCGCGGCCTTGAGCGTGGCCTGAACACCCTCGCCGACGCCGTTAAGGTCACCCTCGGCCCGCGGGGACGCAACGTCGTCCTCGAAAAGAAGT
Proteins encoded in this window:
- a CDS encoding DUF3263 domain-containing protein, coding for MAEPAREHLPEQDPRKSLLADFTLRESSLSEREQQMLALERQWWKYAGAKEQAIRDLFDLSATHYYQLLNALIDREDALAHDPMLVKRLRRLRTSRHRARTARRLGSDA
- a CDS encoding LytR C-terminal domain-containing protein gives rise to the protein MTRYARDEFDKVPEAASRQGVHRTASAPSRVRLWPILAVGMAALAIGLVSFLILPKLGLNATVSQASANVEASPLAGTGTTPPSTQASAPPAATGPSASSVQTPSSDPEPLASPSATPQAAVDRTQAVAVYNAAGTAGLASRVGGTVQADGWRLGQVGNWSGAPQKSSVIFYSGPQQLASAQALAELLNIPTVVSSTEFQVPLVVVLGPGYR
- a CDS encoding cold-shock protein, with product MALGTVKWFNAEKGYGFITVDGSGDDVFVHWSAIQGEGYRALDEGQRVQLDLGEGEKGPQAENVRPAQ
- a CDS encoding ABC transporter substrate-binding protein, with the protein product MYRSTVRVRPALAVSLGAVLAVTACSGAGGNARVDTPEASGDGVLRVGLILDNTGNNAFLNAPQLAAAKLAIQEINAAGGHKGRPVELLPAHPDHEAAGQAKDLAAAKADVVIGPTDSSHATAAVDVLSRAHIPLISPANTAAALSGIASGGYYFRTAAADVAQGPVLAKLARDAGAATISVLHQEGAYGKDLSAAVTEAAQQAGLTVLPGAGFKPGDPAQAARSTAKANPDAVVLIAREGAQGALAELNNSGLNGSRIILSDGGFARYGSGLASRVLDGARAVVPGQLPTAAFQGRLLGVDPSLKDVSYAAETYDAVTLAALAAARAQDDAGRSIAANLIPVSGGTAPAGGGSAGASPPAPCLTYKECLGGLAASKDINYDGESGSVAFDSNGDITSAVFSVYKYGPDNNPSPTGRETAGRAG